In Mastacembelus armatus chromosome 22, fMasArm1.2, whole genome shotgun sequence, a genomic segment contains:
- the LOC113130641 gene encoding leucine-rich repeat transmembrane protein FLRT2 translates to METQWRLWNKDWVSFIRPWIPIFLGLHLRFSQASHCPEECRCDRTFIYCNERSLTSVPLGIGEGFKTLYLHNNQINNAGFPLELHHVASVETVYLYGNQLDEFPINLPKNVRVLHLQENNIQTISRAALAQVHWLEELHLDDNSISTVGVEEGAFREAVSLKMLFLTKNHLSSVPIGLPDDLRELRLDENRIAVIAEEAFRNVTRLERILLDGNLLTDEGIAPKTFQDLVTLKELSLARNSLTYPPPFLPGEVLVKLNFQENQINQIPVRALAGLHKLQRLDISNNQLQSLTQGVFDGLINLRQLTVRNNLWLCDCSIKWVVSWLKSLPASLNVRGFMCHKPEKFRGMVIRELSAELIQCPQITETAPLTTSPAGLALIPSLSSSTDSLLFTQYVSLSSRQPSPTISTLHTMYTTREGGVRTKQPLDPQREVLRVTFAILNDSDIHVTWAAVFPVTAYKVTWARMSPSLTGDTVRERIVGGDHRGIRLTNLEPKSTYRICVIPLDAFNNYWPKDDTVCTEAVTTPALFNPDKNKRPSGPEQTTQQEPSSPFLLAGLIGGAVIVVLVVLLSMFCWHVHKKSHSNFTTKWKYNRDRRKDDYCEAGTKKDNSILEMTEMSFQIVSLNNAQLLKGDFCIQPIYTCNGGVGFRDCPLGNNSTVYSKNSVQVADLCRT, encoded by the coding sequence ATGGAGACACAGTGGCGTTTATGGAATAAGGACTGGGTCTCCTTCATAAGGCCATGGATACCTATATTCTTAGGCCTTCACCTCCGGTTCTCCCAGGCTTCACACTGTCCCGAGGAGTGCCGCTGTGATCGCACTTTTATTTACTGCAACGAGCGGAGCCTGACCTCAGTGCCTCTAGGGATTGGTGAGGGTTTTAAGACCCTGTACCTCCACAACAACCAAATTAATAATGCTGGGTTTCCCTTGGAGCTCCATCATGTGGCTTCTGTGGAAACTGTGTATCTCTACGGCAACCAGCTGGACGAATTCCCCATTAACCTGCCCAAAAATGTCAGGGTTCTTCATTTGCAGGAGAACAACATTCAGACCATCTCCAGAGCAGCTCTGGCTCAAGTTCATTGGCTGGAGGAGCTGCATTTGGATGATAACTCCATTTCTACAGTAGGTGTAGAGGAAGGGGCCTTCCGTGAGGCAGTGAGCCTGAAGATGCTCTTCCTCACAAAAAATCACTTGAGCAGTGTGCCTATTGGTCTTCCAGATGATCTAAGAGAATTGAGATTGGATGAGAACCGCATTGCAGTTATAGCAGAGGAAGCATTTAGAAATGTCACAAGGCTAGAACGCATCTTGCTGGATGGAAACCTACTGACAGATGAAGGGATTGCACCAAAGACCTTTCAGGACCTTGTCACCCTGAAGGAGCTGTCCCTGGCCCGAAACTCTCTAACATACCCTCCACCATTCCTCCCAGGGGAGGTGCTTGTCAAGTTAAACTTTCAGGAAAATCAAATAAACCAGATCCCTGTCAGGGCACTTGCAGGGCTTCACAAGCTGCAGAGGTTGGATATTTCAAACAACCAGCTGCAGTCATTGACACAGGGGGTCTTTGATGGTCTCATCAATCTGAGACAGCTCACTGTGCGGAACAACCTATGGCTGTGCGACTGCAGTATCAAATGGGTGGTGTCATGGCTTAAATCTTTGCCAGCCTCACTCAATGTGCGTGGCTTCATGTGCCATAAACCTGAAAAGTTCCGGGGCATGGTGATCAGGGAGCTGAGTGCTGAGTTGATTCAGTGCCCACAGATTACAGAGACAGCACCCCTGACCACCTCACCAGCTGGCCTTGCTCTGATCCCATCACTGTCATCTTCCACAGACTCCCTTTTATTTACTCAGTATGTTTCCTTATCATCCAGGCAACCCTCCCCCACAATATCCACCCTCCACACTATGTACACAACTAGAGAAGGGGGAGTGAGGACTAAGCAACCTCTGGATCCCCAGAGGGAGGTCCTGCGAGTCACATTTGCTATACTCAATGACTCGGATATCCATGTTACCTGGGCAGCCGTCTTTCCAGTCACTGCCTATAAGGTGACCTGGGCCAGGATGAGCCCCAGTCTGACAGGGGACACTGTAAGAGAGAGGATAGTGGGTGGAGATCACCGGGGCATCCGACTGACTAATCTTGAGCCAAAGTCCACCTATCGGATCTGTGTCATTCCCTTGGATGCATTTAATAATTACTGGCCCAAAGATGATACTGTGTGCACTGAAGCTGTGACCACACCTGCCTTGTTCAacccagacaaaaacaaaagaccaTCAGGGCCTGAGCAGACCACACAACAAGAACCCAGCTCTCCTTTCTTGCTGGCTGGGCTGATTGGTGGGGCAGTAATTGTGGTGCTGGTTGTACTCCTCAGCATGTTTTGCTGGCACGTACACAAGAAAAGCCACTCCAACTTCACCACCAAGTGGAAATACAACCGGGATCGGAGAAAAGATGACTATTGCGAGGCTGGCACCAAAAAAGATAACTCCATCCTGGAAATGACTGAGATGAGTTTCCAGATAGTCTCACTCAACAATGCGCAACTCCTCAAGGGAGATTTCTGCATTCAGCCTATTTACACCTGTAATGGGGGCGTCGGTTTCCGAGACTGCCCCCTGGGAAACAACAGCACAGTATACAGTAAGAACAGTGTTCAGGTTGCAGACTTGTGTCGCACATGA